From one Lycium ferocissimum isolate CSIRO_LF1 chromosome 5, AGI_CSIRO_Lferr_CH_V1, whole genome shotgun sequence genomic stretch:
- the LOC132055729 gene encoding putative disease resistance protein RGA4 has product MAEAFLQVLLENLSSFIRGKLVLFFGFEKEFEKLSSIFSTIQVVLENAQVKQVKDKAIENWLQKLNAAAYEVDDILDECKNEAATFEQSRLGRYHPGIITFRHKIGKRMKEMMEKLDAIAEERSKFHFLEKITERQAATRETGFVLTEPKVYGRDKEEDEIVKILINNVNVAQELPVFPIVGMGGLGKTTLAQMIFNDERVTKHFNPKIWVCVSDDFDEKRLIKTIVGNVGRRSLDVEDLASLQKKLQELLNGKRYLLVLDDVWNDDQEKWAKLRAVLNVGARGASILATTRLEKVGLIMGTLQPYHLSNLSQHDSLLLFMQRAFGQQRETNSNLVAIGKEIVKKCGGVPLAAKTLGGLLRFKREESEWEHVRDNEIWNLPQDESSILPALRLSYHHLPLDLRQCFAYCAVFPKDTNMVKENLIALWMAHGFLLSKGNLELEDVGNEVWNELYLRSFFQEIEVKSGNTYFKMHDLIHDLATSLFSASASSSNIREIKGKDYTHMMSIGFAKVVSSYSPSLLKQFVSLRVLNLSYSKLDQVPSSIGDLVHLRYLDLSRNNIRSLPKRLCKLQNLQTLDLHNCYSLSCLPKQTSKLVSLRNLLLDGCPLTSTPPRIGLLTCLKIIGCFIVGWKNGYQLRELQNLNLYGSISITHLERVQNDTDAKEANLFAKANLQSLSMSWDIDGSHRYESEVEVLEALEPHPNLKYLEIIGFGGYRFPNWINHSVLEKVVSIRIKRCNNCLRLPPLGELPCLESLELQYGSAEVEYVEEDDVHSRFPTRRRFPSLKKLRIWFFRNLKGLMKEEGEEKFPMLEEMAILHCSMFVFPTLSSVRKLEVHGNTYATGLSSISNLSTLTSLRIGANNKATTLPEEMFKSLKYLEYLSVFEFNNLKELPTSLASLNALKRLQIESCEALESLPQQGLEGLTSLTQLLVKYCRMLKSVPKGLQHLTALTRLELIGCPELERRCEKQIGEDWHKIAHIPNVDIR; this is encoded by the exons ATGGCGGAAGCTTTCCTTCAAGTTCTGCTTGAGAATCTCAGTTCTTTCATCCGAGGGAAACTTGTATTGTTTTTCGGTTTTGAAAAGGAATTTGAAAAGCTCTCAAGTATATTTTCCACAATTCAAGTTGTGCTTGAAAATGCACAGGTGAAGCAAGTAAAGGATAAGGCAATAGAGAATTGGTTGCAGAAACTCAATGCTGCTGCATATGAAGTTGATGACATACTGGACGAATGTAAAAATGAGGCAGCAACATTCGAGCAATCTCGATTAGGGCGTTATCATCCAGGGATTATCACTTTCCGTCACAAGATTGGGAAAAGGATGAAAGAGATGATGGAGAAACTAGATGCCATTGCTGAGGAAAGAAGCaagtttcattttcttgaaaaaattacAGAGAGACAAGCCGCTACACGTGAAACAG GTTTTGTTTTAACTGAACCAAAAGTCTATGGAAGGGACAAAGAGGAGGATGAGATAGTGAAAATTCTGATAAACAATGTTAATGTTGCACAAGAACTTCCAGTGTTTCCTATAGTTGGTATGGGCGGATTAGGAAAGACAACACTTGCCCAAATGATCTTCAATGATGAGAGAGTGACTAAGCACTTCAATCCCAAAATATGGGTTTGTGTCTCAGATGATTTTGATGAGAAGAGGTTGATAAAGACAATTGTAGGAAATGTTGGAAGAAGATCTCTTGATGTCGAGGACTTGGCTTCACTTCAAAAGAAGCTTCAGGAGTTATTGAATGGAAAAAGATACTTGCTTGTCTTAGATGATGTTTGGAATGATGATCAAGAAAAGTGGGCTAAGTTAAGGGCAGTCTTAAATGTTGGAGCAAGAGGTGCTTCTATTCTAGCTACTACTCGTCTTGAAAAGGTTGGATTAATTATGGGAACGTTGCAACCATATCATTTGTCAAATTTGTCTCAACATGATAGTTTACTGTTGTTTATGCAACGCGCATTTGGGCAACAAAGAGAAACAAATTCTAATCTTGTGGCCATTGGAAAGGAGATTGTGAAGAAATGTGGTGGTGTGCCTTTAGCGGCCAAGACTCTTGGAGGTCTTTTACGCTTCAAGAGAGAAGAAAGTGAATGGGAACATGTGAGAGATAATGAAATTTGGAATCTGCCTCAAGATGAAAGTTCTATTTTGCCTGCCTTGAGACTGAGTTATCATCACCTTCCACTTGATTTGAGACAATGCTTTGCGTATTGTGCAGTATTCCCAAAGGACACCAACATGGTAAAGGAAAATCTCATCGCTCTCTGGATGGCACACGGTTTTCTTTTATCAAAAGGAAACTTGGAGCTAGAGGATGTGGGTAATGAAGTATGGAATGAATTATACTTGAGGTCTTTCTTCCAAGAGATTGAAGTCAAATCTGGTAATACTTATTTCAAGATGCatgatcttatccatgatttgGCAACATCTCTGTTTTCGGCAAGCGCATCAAGCAGCAATATCCGTGAAATAAAAGGGAAGGATTATACACACATGATGTCCATTGGTTTTGCTAAAGTGGTGTCTTCTTACTCTCCTTCTCTCTTGAAACAGTTTGTCTCATTGAGGGTGCTTAATCTAAGTTACTCAAAACTTGACCAAGTACCCTCTTCCATTGGAGATCTAGTACATTTAAGATACCTGGACCTATCTCGCAATAACATTCGTAGTCTTCCAAAAAGGTTGTGCAAGCTTCAAAATCTGCAGACTCTTGATCTACATAATTGCTACTCACTTTCTTGTTTGCCAAAACAAACAAGTAAACTTGTTAGTCTCCGAAATCTTTTACTTGATGGCTGTCCATTGACTTCTACACCACCAAGGATAGGATTGTTGACATGCCTTAAGATTATAGGTTGCTTTATTGTGGGATGGAAGAATGGGTATCAACTTCGTGAACTACAAAACCTAAATCTCTATGGCTCAATTTCAATCACACACCTTGAGAGAGTGCAGAATGATACGGATGCAAAAGAAGCCAATTTATTTGCAAAAGCAAATCTGCAATCTCTAAGCATGAGTTGGGATATCGATGGATCACATAGATATGAATCAGAAGTTGAAGTGCTTGAAGCCCTCGAACCACACCCCAATCTGAAATATTTAGAAATCATTGGCTTCGGAGGATACCGTTTTCCAAACTGGATAAATCACTCAGTTTTGGAAAAGGTCGTCTCTATTAGAattaaaagatgcaataactgCTTGCGCTTACCACCCTTAGGGGAGCTGCCTTGTCTAGAAAGTCTAGAGTTACAATACGGGTCTGCGGAGGTGGAGTATGTTGAAGAGGATGATGTCCATTCTAGATTCCCTACAAGAAGAAGGTTCCCATCCCTGAAAAAACTTCGTATATGGTTCTTTCGTAATTTGAAAGGATTGATGAAAGAGGAAGGAGAAGAGAAATTCCCCATGCTTGAAGAGATGGCGATTTTGCATTGCTCTATGTTTGTTTTTCCAACCCTTTCTTCTGTCAGGAAATTGGAAGTTCACGGCAACACATATGCAACAGGTTTGAGCTCCATATCTAATCTTAGCACTCTTACTTCCCTCCGCATTGGTGCTAATAATAAAGCGACTACACTCCCAGAAGAGATGTTCAAGAGCCTTAAATATCTTGAATACTTGAGTGTCTTTGAGTTCAACAATCTTAAAGAGCTGCCTACCAGCCTGGCTAGTCTCAATGCTTTGAAGCGTCTCCAAATTGAAAGTTGTGAAGCACTAGAGAGTCTCCCCCAACAAGGGCTGGAAGGTTTAACTTCACTCACACAGTTACTTGTTAAATACTGTAGGATGCTAAAATCTGTACCCAAGGGATTGCAGCACCTAACAGCCCtcacaagattagaacttattGGCTGTCCAGAACTGGAAAGGCGTTGTGAGAAGCAAATTGGTGAAGACTGGCACAAAATTGCGCACATTCCTAATGTGGATATTCGTTAA
- the LOC132058049 gene encoding putative disease resistance protein RGA4: MAEAFLQVLLDNLSSLIRGKLVLFFGFEKEFEKLSSMFSTIQAVLEDAQEKQVKDKAIENWLQKLNTAAYEVDDILDECKNEAATFEQSRLGRYHPGIITFRHKIGKRMKEMMEKLDAIIICFRLEDPKI; encoded by the exons ATGGCGGAAGCTTTCCTTCAAGTTCTGCTAGACAATCTCAGTTCTCTCATCCGAGGGAAACTTGTTTTGTTCTTCGGTTTTGAAAAGGAATTTGAAAAGCTCTCAAGCATGTTTTCCACAATTCAAGCTGTGCTTGAAGATGCTCAGGAGAAGCAAGTAAAGGATAAGGCAATAGAGAATTGGTTGCAGAAACTCAATACTGCTGCATATGAAGTTGATGACATACTGGACGAATGTAAAAATGAGGCAGCAACATTCGAGCAGTCTCGATTAGGGCGTTATCATCCAGGGATTATCACTTTCCGTCACAAGATTGGGAAAAGGATGAAAGAGATGATGGAGAAACTAGATGCCATTATAATTTGTTTTAGACTAGAAGAtccaaaa ATATAA
- the LOC132055728 gene encoding uncharacterized protein LOC132055728, whose protein sequence is MASPARGEVLTLFRSFLRTARQFPDYNIREYTKRRTIDGFRHNKDLTDPSKVTAAFSDGRTQLEIAKRQAVVYSLYAPKVKSVMELKQ, encoded by the coding sequence ATGGCATCGCCGGCGCGTGGGGAAGTGCTTACTCTATTCCGGTCATTCCTACGAACGGCGCGTCAGTTCCCCGATTACAACATAAGGGAATACACTAAGCGCAGAACAATCGATGGGTTTCGCCACAACAAAGACCTAACGGATCCTTCTAAGGTTACTGCTGCTTTTTCCGATGGTAGGACACAGCTCGAGATTGCAAAGAGACAGGCTGTAGTTTACTCTCTCTACGCGCCTAAAGTGAAGAGCGTTATGGAATTGAAGCAGTAA
- the LOC132055730 gene encoding SNAP25 homologous protein SNAP33-like has translation MFGLKKSPLRWNANNHPVNPGSGGYSSSNPFDSDNESDSKQTITPTRRTSSEPSLLTPNLSTNPFDDDYIKGTPSSAYSAASMERNRYKNDFRDSGGFENQSVQELENYAVHKAEETTQTVNSCLRIAEDMRQDATKTLITLHHQGEQITRTHQTTVDIDHDLSRGEKLLGSLGGLFSKTWKPKKTRSITGPVITRDDPVQRRGNHLDQREKLGLSSAPKERSSSRTPPPEPTNALQKVEVEHAKQDDALSDLSNLLGELKHMAVDMGSEIDRQNKSLDHLQDDVDELNFRVKGANRRGRRLLGK, from the exons ATGTTTGGGCTTAAGAAGTCGCCCTTGCGTTGGAATGCTAACAACCACCCTGTGAATCCTGGATCCGGTGGTTATTCCAGTTCAAATCCATTTGATTCTGATAATGAATCTGACAGCAAGCAAACTATAACACCTACAAGGAGAACTTCGTCAGAGCCTTCTCTACTTACCCCAAATTTGAGTACAAATCCTTTTGATGATGATTATATTAAAGGGACTCCTTCATCTGCTTACTCCGCGGCTTCAATGGAAAGAAATAGATACAAGAACGACTTCAGAGACTCTGGCGGATTTGAGAACCAAAGTGTTCAGGAGTTGGAAAACTATGCTGTACACAAGGCTGAAGAGACAACACAGACTGTTAACAGCTGCCTCAGGATTGCAGAAGATATGAGACAGGATGCAACAAAAACTTTGATCACGTTACATCATCAGGGTGAACAAATTACAAGAACTCACCAAACTACGGTTGACATTGACCATGACCTTAGCAGAG GTGAAAAACTTTTGGGCAGTCTAGGAGGCTTGTTTTCTAAGACTTGGAAGCCTAAGAAGACGCGCTCAATTACAGGGCCAGTAATTACTAGAG ATGATCCTGTTCAAAGAAGGGGTAACCACCTGGACCAGAGAGAGAAGTTGGGGTTGAGCTCTGCACCTAAGGAACGCTCAAGTTCACGAACACCACCGCCGGAACCTACTAATGCACTGCAGAAAGTTGAG GTTGAGCACGCAAAGCAAGATGACGCGTTATCAGATCTCAGTAACCTGTTGGGAGAGCTCAAACATATGGCTGTTGACATGGGATCTGAAATAGACAG GCAGAACAAATCCCTGGATCATCTTCAAGATGATGTAGATGAGCTCAATTTCAGAGTTAAAGGTGCCAACCGGCGTGGTCGCCGCTTACTGGGAAAATAA